A genomic stretch from Kribbella amoyensis includes:
- a CDS encoding class I SAM-dependent methyltransferase: MTLSQDDFDQQLRAACAEPISGWRFPFLDGRRVVDELRWDYPALARELVPAAARVLDHGTGGGEVLAEIGGGRELTVATEAYAPNVPVAARRLAPLGIPVVHVAGGTFDTRGPDAEYPDRRLPFADETFDLVLARHVAFSSAEVFRVLRPGGQVLTQMGRVGVRRPGEVEVTDYFPGAEGPPWPPWQLTDHLAAAGFEIEDYREQLQRTHFRDLAALVYFLRTVPWAIPDFTVDGYRDHLWHLYERITTDGSLVTAGTALLARAVKPA; the protein is encoded by the coding sequence ATGACTCTTTCCCAGGACGACTTCGACCAGCAGCTTCGGGCCGCCTGCGCGGAGCCGATCTCGGGTTGGCGGTTCCCGTTCCTCGACGGACGGCGGGTCGTCGACGAGCTCAGGTGGGACTACCCGGCGCTGGCGCGGGAGCTGGTCCCGGCCGCGGCGCGCGTGCTCGATCACGGGACCGGGGGCGGTGAGGTGCTCGCGGAGATCGGCGGTGGACGCGAGCTGACCGTCGCGACCGAGGCGTACGCGCCGAACGTCCCGGTGGCGGCACGGCGGTTGGCGCCGCTCGGGATCCCGGTGGTTCACGTCGCGGGCGGGACGTTCGACACCCGCGGGCCGGACGCGGAGTACCCCGACCGGCGGTTGCCGTTCGCGGACGAGACGTTCGACCTGGTCCTGGCCCGGCATGTGGCGTTCAGCTCGGCCGAGGTGTTCCGCGTACTCCGGCCGGGCGGGCAGGTGCTCACGCAGATGGGACGGGTCGGTGTCCGCCGACCCGGCGAGGTCGAGGTGACCGACTACTTCCCCGGCGCCGAAGGACCACCCTGGCCGCCGTGGCAGCTCACCGATCACCTGGCCGCTGCCGGGTTCGAGATCGAGGACTATCGCGAGCAGTTGCAGCGCACCCATTTCCGCGACCTGGCCGCGCTCGTCTACTTCCTGCGTACCGTCCCCTGGGCGATCCCGGACTTCACCGTCGACGGCTACCGCGACCACCTCTGGCACCTGTACGAGCGGATCACCACCGACGGCAGCCTGGTCACCGCCGGGACCGCGCTGCTCGCCCGCGCGGTCAAGCCGGCCTGA
- a CDS encoding Acg family FMN-binding oxidoreductase translates to MSTNLSEDEVDVLLQAAVLAPSMHNTQPWRFEVIGPVVDVRLDADRTLPVADPAGRLVRIGLGAAAFNVRVAAAMLGYETTLALAPDPARPDVVARIFLAEHQPAAPTLARLYGELPRRRTYRGPMLDLQVPPRLLTVLADSVQAEGAQLQWIDRAQRSLLGGILHEADDLELHSEDHLHERLRWVGGDRAAEGIPEPALGPLPTRGGTVRNLAAGLDTPHRARTVFEEQPVVAVLSTRGEDESAWLRAGLALEHLLLTATSYDLAASFLNQALEFPGTRFKVHELIGCRTWPQTIIRLGYPAHPGDRTPRRPVAAQTEPWHN, encoded by the coding sequence ATGAGCACGAACCTGTCCGAGGACGAGGTCGACGTCCTCCTCCAAGCCGCGGTCCTGGCGCCGTCCATGCACAACACCCAGCCGTGGCGGTTCGAGGTGATCGGACCGGTCGTGGACGTCCGGCTGGACGCGGACCGGACCCTGCCGGTCGCGGATCCGGCCGGCCGGCTGGTCCGGATCGGGCTCGGCGCGGCCGCGTTCAACGTCCGCGTCGCCGCCGCGATGCTCGGGTACGAGACGACGCTCGCCCTCGCCCCGGACCCGGCCCGCCCGGACGTGGTCGCCCGGATCTTCCTGGCCGAGCACCAACCGGCCGCGCCGACGCTGGCGCGGTTGTACGGCGAGCTGCCGCGGCGCCGGACGTACCGCGGCCCGATGCTCGACCTGCAGGTCCCGCCTCGCCTGCTCACCGTGCTGGCCGATTCCGTCCAGGCCGAAGGCGCCCAGTTGCAGTGGATCGACCGGGCCCAGCGGTCGTTGCTCGGCGGGATCCTGCACGAGGCGGACGACCTCGAACTGCACAGCGAGGACCACCTGCACGAACGACTCCGCTGGGTCGGCGGTGACCGCGCCGCCGAGGGCATCCCCGAACCGGCGCTCGGCCCGCTCCCGACGCGCGGCGGGACCGTCCGCAACCTGGCCGCCGGCCTCGACACTCCGCACCGCGCCCGGACTGTCTTCGAGGAGCAGCCCGTGGTCGCCGTCCTGTCCACCCGCGGCGAGGACGAGTCCGCCTGGCTCCGGGCCGGTCTGGCCCTCGAACACCTGTTGCTCACGGCAACGTCGTACGACCTGGCCGCGTCCTTCCTGAACCAGGCCCTGGAGTTCCCCGGCACCCGCTTCAAGGTGCACGAACTGATCGGCTGCCGCACCTGGCCGCAAACCATCATCCGCCTCGGCTACCCGGCCCACCCGGGCGACCGCACCCCACGCCGCCCGGTCGCCGCCCAAACCGAGCCCTGGCACAACTGA
- a CDS encoding VOC family protein, translating to MNAFVSPVPFPAFDAVAPEVYREFYGMPIYVTVPTADLERSVDFWVRGLGFIDLFTIPGRLIHLRRWAFQDVLLVTGEGADVPSAVSVAFAAVLGQLDEVAGRCEELVPGCTSGPVQQPWNSDELTVITPENARVILTAARPLDPDSAKAAELRELGIDVPASR from the coding sequence ATGAACGCATTCGTCAGCCCTGTTCCGTTTCCCGCCTTCGACGCGGTCGCCCCTGAGGTGTACCGCGAGTTCTACGGCATGCCGATCTACGTCACCGTGCCGACGGCCGACCTGGAGCGCTCGGTCGACTTCTGGGTCCGTGGGCTCGGGTTCATCGACCTGTTCACGATTCCTGGCCGGCTCATCCACCTGCGGCGCTGGGCGTTCCAGGACGTCCTCCTCGTCACCGGCGAAGGGGCCGACGTCCCGTCCGCGGTCAGCGTCGCTTTCGCCGCCGTGCTCGGGCAGCTCGACGAGGTCGCCGGGCGCTGCGAGGAGCTCGTCCCGGGATGTACGTCGGGCCCGGTCCAGCAGCCGTGGAACTCCGACGAGCTGACCGTGATCACGCCGGAGAACGCGCGGGTGATCCTGACCGCCGCCCGGCCGCTCGACCCGGACAGCGCGAAGGCGGCGGAACTGCGGGAGCTCGGGATCGACGTCCCGGCGTCGCGCTGA